The DNA sequence TGGGTTTTAGAGATGACCAACGAGTTTTTCATAAGTCTTTATATATCAATGACTTATGAAAAACATCGTAAATTAAATTTAAGGAAAGCCTATAAAAACTGATGTTTTTATAGGCTTCCGATAGTGCGATTAAAGGCGGCAGCGTTTCCATAAACACTGCCGCCGCTTTTTTATTAAGAGTCTATTTTGTTTTTAATGCATCCAGTTTTTGTTTTAATTCTGCAAGAGCCTTTTCTATTTCTTCATAGGTTTCTAAGGTTTCCAGATGAGCTCTTCCTTCTTTAACGATTTTTTCCAACTTTTTTTGTTCTCCCTTTTTATAATTGTCGGGATTTTTGTAATTTACAAGTTCTTTAATTGAAGCGTCAAGCACCAAAGCCTGTAAAACCGCATTCTTTACCGCAAGGGAAGCTGCTGTGGCTCCTCCTACTGCATCGACTCCCGGAGCTCCGGGGAAACCGACATTCATTTTTTTGACATCTTCTATGGTAAGGTTTTTATACTTTTCAAAACCTTTTCCTGACAAATATTTTTTCCAGTAAGCTTTGTTGCTTGCTGCAGCTCCTATAACATCTGCTGCGATAGATGCCTCCGTGTTTTTCTCGTCATCACTTACTTTGATGATTTTACCTTGATCATCAACGGTTACATCAATACATACTGAATATCCATATTCATAATTAGTACCGGCAGGGGTCGAGCCTGCTACCTTTGCAGTACCGTAAAACATCTCCGGTTCGCAAGCAAAAGCAAATACTAAAAGAGCTGTTACAAAGAATCCTATAGCTTTTATCTTTTTACTCATTTTCATAATCTTCCTCCGTAAACAAGATTTTGTTAGCAATAGT is a window from the Treponema denticola genome containing:
- a CDS encoding FMN-binding protein; its protein translation is MSKKIKAIGFFVTALLVFAFACEPEMFYGTAKVAGSTPAGTNYEYGYSVCIDVTVDDQGKIIKVSDDEKNTEASIAADVIGAAASNKAYWKKYLSGKGFEKYKNLTIEDVKKMNVGFPGAPGVDAVGGATAASLAVKNAVLQALVLDASIKELVNYKNPDNYKKGEQKKLEKIVKEGRAHLETLETYEEIEKALAELKQKLDALKTK